The Cryobacterium sp. SO1 genomic sequence GGGCGCCGGTCGCGTGAGCGCCGGAGGTTCCGCGGGCATCGTAGGTGGTGGCTTGCGCGTCGACGCCGGCCAGGGATTCCTGGGTGTAGCGGGCGGCGGAACGCAGGAACTGTTCGTTCACGTCGCGCAGGCTGCGGATCTGCGCGATCAACTCGGTCATGGCCGTCAGGTGGGCGGTGAAGATGTCGCTCCACGGGCCGGCGGGCGCCTGCTGGACCAGTTCGCTCAGCGTGGCGTCCTGGGAGGTACCCCACTGGGTGGCGAGCGCCGCGACCTCGACCGAACGGCCCAGGCCAGCCTCGCGGACCAGTTCGAGAACCTGCTCCACCTCGCGAGTGGCGTGCTGCACCCACCGGGTGCGGCCGGCGCTGAGGAGCAGCTGTTCCTCGTCGAGCTTGAAGACGAGCAGTTCGAGCAGCTCACGCTCACGCCACAGCACGGCAGACAATTCGTTGGCGCCCACGTCGTCACTGCCCTTCCGCTGTTGAAACACGTCTCTCCATCGTACGAGCCGATGCTCGTTCGGGGGCACTGTCGGTCGGTTCTCCCGGTTGGTTAGCGGCCTTCTGGTCCCGGGACACTCCCCGGACCCGATTTCCGGAGGCTGCGTCCTCCAATAAACCCTGTCCTTCAAAGAGAGGACAGCGAATGCCCCGTTCTGGGGGCATTTCGGCGCCAGAATGAACCAGCGCAGTTGTTACCGTAATACCTAGGCGCACACGCACCGAAACGGGACCCGAACCCCGGTTCCGGTGGGCACTGCGCTCTTGATACGACGTCACCCCTCACGCGCGCTTACCCGGCAGTGAAACGCACGATCACTCATGCGATCACCGTCCGCGAGAACAACGCCGGCACCAACCAGGAGGGCAACCGTTGAACCGTTCGGAACGTAACCGGCTTGTCGTAGACAACCTACCCCTCGTTGGCTACCTTGTGTCCGACGTCTGGGCGAAGGCCCGCCACCTCTCCCGCGACGACCTGGCCTCCGCCGGCTCGCTGGCCCTGATCACCTCCGCCGATGCGTTCGACCCGGCCCTCGGCGTGCCGTTCGGTGCCTTCGCCCGCCGCCGCATCATCGGCGCCTTCGCCGACGAGATGCGCTCAAACGACTGGGCTACGCGGATGGCCCGCCGCCGGATCAAGGACACCCGCCAGGTGCAGGAGACCCTCGCCGTGGCCCTGGGCCGCAGCGCCACCGTCGACGAGGTCGCCGCGGCCCTCGGCGTCGACCGGGAGACCGCGCTGGCCGGACTGGCCGATTCCGAACGCACCCTCACTGCCCTCGACGACAACACCGCGGAATTCCTCGTCGCCGACACCGTGCTTCCCGAGGAGTCCCTGCTGTCTGCCGAACGTCTCGCCTACCTGAGGGCCGCCGTCGTCGCACTCCCGGAGCGGATGCGTCTGATCGTGGAGCAGGTGTATTTCGAGGACCGCTCGGTCAAGGAGATCGCCGCAGACCTGGGCATCACCCACTCCGCCGTGTCCCAGCAGCGTTCGGAGGCCATCCGTCTTCTCCGCGACGGCTTGGGCACCCACTACGCCGACGACGCCGAGATCGGGTACCTGCCGGAGTCCACCGTGGCACCGGCCCGGCGCAGTGCCTACCTGTCCAGGATGGCCGACCAGGCGATGCTCGGCATGGCGATCATGGCGCATGACAGGGTGCCGGATGCCGTTCCGGTCTTGTCCATCGCCCCCACGACGGACTCCGGAACTGCCGGCTCCTCGGCTCGTGCGACCGACAGGTTGGCCGGCGTCAGTGACATCACCGCGGTGCAGCCGAGCATTCGGGACACCCGCGAACTTTTCTCCAGCAACGGCTAACGCGCCGCCCGGCGGAGCCGATAGGTCTCAGTGTCAGCCCATGGATGGGCAGGCGATCACCACCCAATCACGGAGGAACACATCATGGGTATGCAGATCAACACCAACCTCGCGGCAAACAACACCTACCGCAACCTGGCTTCGACCCAGACCGACATGGCCAAGTCGCTCGAGCGCCTCTCCAGCGGCCTCCGCATCAACCGCGCAGCGGATGACGCAGCCGGCCTGGCCATCTCCGAGGGACTGAAGTCGCAGGTCGGTGGCCTCACGGTCGCCAGCCGCAACGCCCAGGACGCCGTCTCGGTCATCCAGACCGCTGAAGGTTCCTTGAGCGAGGTCCAGACCATCCTGCAGCGCGTTCGTGACCTCGCCGTTCAGGCCGGTAACGGCTCGAACAACGCCGATTCGCGTGCCGCCATCGCCACCGAGGTCACGGCGCTGGGCGAAGAACTGACTCGTATCAGTGCGTCGACCAACTTCAATGGCACCAAGCTTCTCGACGCGGCAGCGGGCACCACGCCGCTGACCTTCCAGGTCGGCGCCGGCGGAGTGGCAGTCGAAGACCAAATCTCGGTCACGCTGACCGACGTCGCGGCCATCGGCACCGCTGTCTCCGGACTCGCGGCCACCGGCTTCGCCGACTCCACGGCGGCACTTGCGACGATCAACACGATCGACGGCCACATCAAGGATGTGTCCACCTCGCGTGCCTCGCTCGGTGCCGACCAGAACCGGTTCGAGAGCGTCATCCGCAACCTGGCCGTCTCCAAGGAGAACCTCACCGCTGCCGGTTCGCGTATCCGCGACACCGACATGGCCGAGGAAATGGTCAAGTACACCCGCTCCAGCATCCTGTCGCAGGCCGGCACCGCCATGCTCGCGCAGGCGAACCAGTCCAACCAGGGCGTCCTGACGCTGCTGCGCTAAATCACGGACCGACCGACCGACCGGCTGAAAGGCGGGAACGTCGACTGACCGAGAATCGGCCGGCGGCACGCTCACTCTGACCTGGACCTCAGAACGCGCGGGCCGCCGGCCACTCGCACACCCGCAGACAACGGAACGGACACGGCGCCCATGGGACTCTCCATCGATGGCCTGATCAGTGGCCAGGACACCACGACCCTGATCAACAACCTGATCGCGGTCGAGGCGATCCCGCAGACGCTGCTCAAGGGCAAGGTCACAGCGGCCCAGGCCTACACCACCGCCGTGCAGGGGCTGAACGCCCAGGTGGCCGCCCTCTCCGACGCCGCCACCAAAGCGAGCAAGCCCGCCAGCTACGACCTCCACACAGCCACCAGCAGTTCCGGCCAAGTCACCGCGACCACCAGCCCCGGCGCCGCCGCCGGTGTGCTCGATGTCACGGTCGGCAGGCTCGCCCAGAACCAGGTCACCGTCACCGGACCCCTCACCGCCTGGCCGGATGCCACCCTCACGCTCACCGACGCCGCCGGAAAAGCCACCGTGCTCACGCCGGCATCCACATCGCTCGACGACGTCGTGACCGCCGTCAACGCCGCCGGGCTCGCCATCACCGCCACCAAGGTCGCCGTGGGCGCCGACGGCTTCCGGGTGCAGTTCAGCAGCAGCACCACCGGCTCCGCCGCGGCCTTCACCGTCACCGGCGGCACGGTTCCGACCACTCAGGTCAAGGGCGCCCAGGATGCCCAGGTCACGCTCTGGGCCGGCAGCTCCGCCGAACAGACCATCACATCGGGCAGCAACACCTTCACCAACCTGCTGCCCGGTCTGGACGTCACCGTCCAAGCGGTCTCCACCACGCCGGTAACCCTCACCGTGACCAGGGACGACGCCGCCATCAGCAAGATGGCCGGTGGCTTGGTCAGCGGGTTGAATGATATCTTCGCCGTCATCACCAACCGGTCGGCCGTCTCCACCACGACCGACGCCTCGGGCAAGAGCGTCACCACGGCCGGGCTCTTCGCCGGCGACAGCACCATCCGCACCGTCAAGCAGAACCTGCTCTCCGCCGCGTCGATGCCCGTCGACGGTCGCTCGCCGTCGGAGATCGGCATCAGCATCACCAAGAGCGGCACCCTGGAATTCGACGCCGAGAAATTCGCCGCCGCCCTGGCCAAGGACCCGGCCGGTGTGATGAAGACCGTGCAGGAGATCTCCGGCCGGGTCGCGACGGCAGCGGCGACGGCATCCGACAAGTACGACGGCACCCTCACCACCACCGTCACCAGCCAACAGTCCCAGGTGCGCACGATGGGCCTGGAGATCAGCGACTGGGACCTCAGGCTCACCGCCAAACGCAGCTCGCTCGAACGGGTGTACACGGCCATGGAATCCAGGCTGGGGGAGCTCAAGGCGCAGTCCTCCTGGCTCACCTCGCAGATCAATTCACTACCCGACACCTACACAGGGACCTCAAGCTGATGACAACCACACTGTTCCCGTCCCACCAGTTCCCGTCCCACCAGTTGCCGGCGCAGCGGTTGCCGGCACAGCAGCTGCCGGCACAGCAGTCAGCGCAGCCATCGGCAGCCCAGCTCGCCGGCGCGCAAGCCAAGCGTGCCCAGCTGGGCCGTGAGGCTGTGCTCTCGGCCACACCCGTGCGCCTGCTCACCATGCTCTACGACAGGCTGATGCTCGACCTGACCCGCGCCGAGGACGCCCAGGTCGGCGAGGACTGGCCGGTCGCATCCGAGAACCTGCTGCACGCCCAGGCGATCGTCGACGAACTCACCACTTCCCTGAACGTCACGGCCTGGGACGGCGCCGACGGCCTGCTGGCGATCTACACTTACGTGTCGAACGCACTGATCGGTGCGAACATCCACCGGGACGTGGCGCGCACCCGCGAGAGCATCGCCCTGCTCGAGCCGCTGCGCCAGGCCTGGCACGAAGCCGCCGGCGCCCTGCCCGCCCCGCAGACTGCTCCGAGTGCGGAGGGCTACCGTGGAGTCGCCTGACATTCACTCCAGCAGCGCCCGGCCGCACAGCAGCCGGCCGGACAG encodes the following:
- the fliD gene encoding flagellar filament capping protein FliD, producing MGLSIDGLISGQDTTTLINNLIAVEAIPQTLLKGKVTAAQAYTTAVQGLNAQVAALSDAATKASKPASYDLHTATSSSGQVTATTSPGAAAGVLDVTVGRLAQNQVTVTGPLTAWPDATLTLTDAAGKATVLTPASTSLDDVVTAVNAAGLAITATKVAVGADGFRVQFSSSTTGSAAAFTVTGGTVPTTQVKGAQDAQVTLWAGSSAEQTITSGSNTFTNLLPGLDVTVQAVSTTPVTLTVTRDDAAISKMAGGLVSGLNDIFAVITNRSAVSTTTDASGKSVTTAGLFAGDSTIRTVKQNLLSAASMPVDGRSPSEIGISITKSGTLEFDAEKFAAALAKDPAGVMKTVQEISGRVATAAATASDKYDGTLTTTVTSQQSQVRTMGLEISDWDLRLTAKRSSLERVYTAMESRLGELKAQSSWLTSQINSLPDTYTGTSS
- the fliS gene encoding flagellar export chaperone FliS, coding for MTTTLFPSHQFPSHQLPAQRLPAQQLPAQQSAQPSAAQLAGAQAKRAQLGREAVLSATPVRLLTMLYDRLMLDLTRAEDAQVGEDWPVASENLLHAQAIVDELTTSLNVTAWDGADGLLAIYTYVSNALIGANIHRDVARTRESIALLEPLRQAWHEAAGALPAPQTAPSAEGYRGVA
- a CDS encoding flagellar protein FlgN yields the protein MFQQRKGSDDVGANELSAVLWRERELLELLVFKLDEEQLLLSAGRTRWVQHATREVEQVLELVREAGLGRSVEVAALATQWGTSQDATLSELVQQAPAGPWSDIFTAHLTAMTELIAQIRSLRDVNEQFLRSAARYTQESLAGVDAQATTYDARGTSGAHATGARLFDQSL
- a CDS encoding flagellin, giving the protein MGMQINTNLAANNTYRNLASTQTDMAKSLERLSSGLRINRAADDAAGLAISEGLKSQVGGLTVASRNAQDAVSVIQTAEGSLSEVQTILQRVRDLAVQAGNGSNNADSRAAIATEVTALGEELTRISASTNFNGTKLLDAAAGTTPLTFQVGAGGVAVEDQISVTLTDVAAIGTAVSGLAATGFADSTAALATINTIDGHIKDVSTSRASLGADQNRFESVIRNLAVSKENLTAAGSRIRDTDMAEEMVKYTRSSILSQAGTAMLAQANQSNQGVLTLLR
- a CDS encoding sigma-70 family RNA polymerase sigma factor, which codes for MSDVWAKARHLSRDDLASAGSLALITSADAFDPALGVPFGAFARRRIIGAFADEMRSNDWATRMARRRIKDTRQVQETLAVALGRSATVDEVAAALGVDRETALAGLADSERTLTALDDNTAEFLVADTVLPEESLLSAERLAYLRAAVVALPERMRLIVEQVYFEDRSVKEIAADLGITHSAVSQQRSEAIRLLRDGLGTHYADDAEIGYLPESTVAPARRSAYLSRMADQAMLGMAIMAHDRVPDAVPVLSIAPTTDSGTAGSSARATDRLAGVSDITAVQPSIRDTRELFSSNG